The Bernardetia litoralis DSM 6794 genome includes a window with the following:
- a CDS encoding N-acetylmuramoyl-L-alanine amidase: MKKTYLTITCLLFVLFFISSAFVPSKSPSLAGGEEKFIPKTEVAPKLLSNACSRNRSSDASITHVMLHFCSNAAKKPENPYNLKDILNIFETYRVSAHYIIDREGIIHHLVNENRAAHHAGRGHLAHEGENHHNDLNGRSIGIEMMAIGTQTEMSKFISTEKYQKINKNDVGFTEAQYKSLARLLKDIESRHADVSHDRKHIVGHDEYAPSRRSDPGSLFDWNKIGLTLN, encoded by the coding sequence ATGAAGAAAACATACTTGACCATTACTTGCTTACTCTTTGTTTTATTTTTTATCTCTTCTGCTTTTGTTCCATCTAAATCTCCTTCTTTGGCTGGTGGCGAAGAAAAATTTATTCCCAAAACAGAAGTTGCTCCAAAACTTTTATCAAATGCTTGTTCTCGTAATCGTTCCTCAGATGCTTCTATTACTCATGTAATGCTTCATTTTTGTAGTAATGCAGCCAAAAAGCCAGAAAATCCATATAATTTAAAAGACATTTTGAATATATTCGAAACTTATAGAGTTTCAGCACATTATATTATAGATAGAGAAGGAATTATTCATCATTTAGTAAATGAAAACCGTGCAGCACACCACGCAGGAAGAGGTCATTTGGCACATGAAGGAGAAAATCATCATAATGATTTGAATGGACGTTCGATAGGAATTGAAATGATGGCAATTGGAACACAAACTGAAATGTCAAAATTTATTTCTACTGAAAAATATCAAAAAATAAATAAAAATGATGTTGGTTTTACAGAAGCTCAATATAAATCTTTAGCTCGTCTTTTAAAAGATATTGAAAGCCGTCATGCAGATGTTAGCCATGACCGTAAACACATTGTAGGACATGATGAATATGCTCCTTCACGTAGAAGCGACCCAGGTAGTTTGTTTGATTGGAACAAAATTGGTTTGACATTAAACTAG
- a CDS encoding DinB family protein, with protein sequence MKMQASEFTQKIIEEIKLILHKTSQLQNLSNDELNFRTDTESWTILECIEHLNRYSEFYLQEIEKRIDEKIDKNKLNLIQNYDFKGGFLGNYLANSMLPIQNGIVTISENVNPNANHSLRIGNKMKAFKDKNPIHSGVNRNVLESFIADQNEFIRLLEKSKQIDLNKTKASLTLPLLKFKLGDTFHFVINHEIRHFFQIDKIIKSMEIQQKMVS encoded by the coding sequence ATGAAAATGCAAGCTTCAGAGTTTACTCAAAAAATAATTGAAGAAATCAAACTAATTCTTCACAAAACAAGTCAGCTTCAAAATTTATCAAATGATGAATTAAATTTTCGTACAGATACTGAAAGCTGGACAATTTTGGAATGTATCGAACACCTAAACCGTTATAGTGAGTTTTATTTGCAAGAGATTGAAAAACGAATAGATGAAAAAATAGATAAAAATAAACTAAATTTGATTCAAAATTATGATTTTAAAGGTGGATTTTTAGGAAATTATTTAGCTAATTCGATGCTTCCTATTCAAAATGGAATTGTTACCATAAGTGAAAATGTGAACCCAAATGCGAATCATTCTTTACGAATTGGTAATAAAATGAAAGCATTTAAGGATAAAAATCCAATTCATAGTGGAGTAAATAGAAATGTTTTGGAAAGTTTTATTGCTGACCAAAACGAATTTATACGCCTTTTAGAAAAATCTAAACAAATAGATTTGAACAAGACAAAGGCTTCACTGACACTGCCTTTATTAAAATTTAAGTTGGGTGATACATTTCATTTTGTGATAAATCATGAAATTAGACATTTCTTTCAGATTGATAAAATTATTAAATCAATGGAAATTCAACAAAAAATGGTTTCATAG
- the argH gene encoding argininosuccinate lyase, translating into MKLWDKGYSINNLIETYTVGNDRVLDMKLAKYDVLGNIAHAKMLHKIGILTEKELQDVEKGLQEIQTQIEEGTFIIEDNFEDVHSKIEFELTQKIGEAGKKIHTARSRNDQVLVDLHLYIKDELKEIKELTKNLFDLLLKLSEKHKDILIPGYTHLQVAMPSSFGLWFGAYAESMIDDIIFLNAASKIADQNPLGSAAGYGSSFPIDRQMTTDLLGFSKMHYNVIAAQMSRGKLEKTVAFALASLAGTLSKFAMDVCLYNSQNFGFLSFPKELTTGSSIMPHKQNPDVFELLRGKSNKIQNLPAELIMITNNLPSGYHRDFQLLKESTIEAIETTKENLIVCHFMLENIIIHENTMDNSLYDYVYSVEELNKLVLNGMSFREAYQKLGKQILEGNFNPEKTVKHTHEGSIGNLCLKEIKAKFDEVF; encoded by the coding sequence ATGAAACTTTGGGATAAAGGCTATTCAATCAATAATTTAATTGAAACATATACCGTCGGAAACGATAGAGTTTTGGATATGAAACTTGCCAAATACGATGTTTTGGGAAATATTGCTCACGCCAAAATGTTACACAAAATTGGAATATTGACAGAAAAAGAATTACAAGATGTAGAAAAAGGATTGCAAGAAATTCAAACTCAAATTGAAGAAGGAACTTTCATAATTGAAGATAATTTTGAAGATGTTCATTCTAAAATAGAATTTGAACTTACTCAAAAAATTGGCGAAGCAGGAAAAAAAATTCATACAGCTCGCTCTCGCAATGACCAAGTTCTTGTTGATTTGCATTTATATATAAAAGATGAATTGAAGGAAATTAAAGAATTAACAAAAAATCTCTTTGATTTGCTCTTGAAATTAAGTGAAAAACACAAGGATATTCTAATTCCTGGATATACACATTTGCAGGTTGCGATGCCTTCTTCTTTTGGTTTGTGGTTTGGTGCGTATGCCGAGTCGATGATTGATGATATAATTTTTCTTAATGCAGCTTCAAAAATTGCTGACCAAAATCCACTTGGTTCGGCTGCTGGTTATGGGAGTTCGTTTCCAATTGATAGGCAAATGACAACTGATTTATTAGGTTTTTCAAAGATGCACTACAATGTTATTGCAGCGCAAATGAGTAGAGGGAAACTAGAAAAAACAGTTGCTTTTGCTTTGGCTTCTTTGGCTGGAACGCTTTCAAAATTTGCGATGGATGTTTGTTTGTACAATAGTCAGAATTTTGGATTTTTGAGCTTTCCAAAAGAGCTTACAACAGGTTCTAGCATTATGCCTCACAAACAAAATCCTGATGTTTTTGAGCTTTTGAGAGGAAAAAGCAACAAAATTCAGAATCTTCCTGCCGAGTTGATTATGATTACCAATAATTTGCCAAGTGGTTATCATAGAGATTTTCAACTTCTCAAAGAAAGCACTATCGAAGCCATCGAAACAACAAAAGAAAATTTGATTGTCTGTCATTTTATGCTAGAAAATATAATTATTCATGAAAATACAATGGATAATTCTTTGTATGATTATGTGTATAGTGTGGAAGAACTCAATAAATTAGTTTTGAATGGAATGAGTTTTAGAGAAGCCTACCAAAAATTGGGAAAACAGATTTTGGAAGGAAATTTCAATCCAGAGAAGACGGTAAAACATACACATGAAGGAAGTATTGGAAATCTTTGTTTGAAAGAAATAAAGGCAAAATTTGATGAAGTATTTTAA
- a CDS encoding M20 family metallo-hydrolase — MKEINLKNLQEKAIQLLQNLISTQSFSSEEEGTAILISEYLKNYEIDFQRSNNNIWAKNLFFDENKPTILLNSHHDTVKPNQGYTRNPFEASIEDGKLFGLGSNDAGGSLVALLATFVFFYKKENLNYNLLIAATAEEESSGQNSLRGLLKELPKIDFAIVGEPTHMQIAIAEKGLLVVDGYAQGIAGHAAHENTKNAIYEALEDIFWLKNYEFPKKSPLLGKVKISVTQINAGEQHNVVPASCHFVIDIRFNELYTNREILEFLNQNTKSNLVARSFNFNSSGIDISHPIVQAGIDLGRTTYGSPTLSDQAALSCPSLKMGAGDSLRSHSADEFIYLDEINEAVEIYIKMLSKII; from the coding sequence ATGAAAGAAATCAACCTAAAAAATCTTCAAGAAAAAGCCATACAATTACTTCAAAATTTAATTTCTACTCAATCATTTTCTAGTGAAGAAGAAGGAACAGCAATTTTGATTTCTGAATATTTAAAAAATTATGAGATTGATTTTCAACGAAGTAACAATAATATTTGGGCGAAAAATTTATTTTTTGATGAAAACAAACCAACTATTTTATTAAATTCTCATCACGACACTGTAAAACCAAATCAAGGCTATACCAGAAATCCTTTTGAAGCAAGTATTGAAGATGGGAAATTATTTGGTTTGGGTAGTAATGATGCTGGTGGTTCGTTGGTTGCTTTATTGGCTACTTTTGTTTTTTTTTATAAAAAAGAAAATCTAAATTATAATTTGCTTATTGCAGCAACGGCAGAAGAAGAAAGTTCAGGTCAAAATAGTTTACGTGGACTTTTGAAAGAACTTCCAAAAATTGATTTTGCAATTGTTGGCGAACCTACGCACATGCAAATTGCGATTGCTGAAAAAGGCTTGCTTGTAGTTGATGGATATGCGCAAGGAATTGCAGGACATGCTGCACACGAAAATACAAAAAATGCTATTTATGAAGCTTTGGAGGATATTTTTTGGCTCAAAAATTATGAGTTTCCAAAAAAATCGCCTCTTTTGGGAAAAGTGAAAATAAGTGTAACTCAAATAAATGCAGGAGAACAACACAATGTTGTTCCTGCTTCTTGTCATTTTGTGATTGATATTCGCTTCAATGAACTTTATACAAACAGAGAAATTCTTGAATTTTTGAATCAAAATACAAAAAGTAATTTGGTAGCACGTTCATTTAATTTCAACTCTTCAGGCATTGATATTTCTCATCCAATTGTACAAGCTGGAATTGATTTGGGAAGAACAACTTATGGCTCACCAACACTTTCAGACCAAGCAGCTTTATCTTGTCCGTCTTTAAAAATGGGGGCAGGAGATTCTTTGCGCTCGCATAGTGCCGACGAATTTATTTATCTTGACGAAATAAATGAAGCTGTTGAAATTTACATCAAAATGCTATCAAAAATTATTTAA
- the argB gene encoding acetylglutamate kinase — MKKQLYIIKIGGNCIDNPNELDTFLENFAALSVPKILIHGGGKIATQISQKLGIISKLVEGRRITSKEELEVVTMVYAGLINKKIVSNLQSKNCNALGLSGADANSILSKKRPVKTIDYGFVGDIEKINTEIIDVLLQKNITPVFSAITHDKNGTLLNTNADTIASSLAVALSQDYETTLIYCFEKKGVLRDTEDENSIISTLKFQEYQELKEQEIIYQGMIPKLDNCFDALQKGVQKVIISNIDFIKNTDSEHTEILS; from the coding sequence ATGAAAAAACAACTTTACATCATCAAAATAGGAGGAAATTGTATTGATAATCCTAACGAATTAGATACTTTTTTAGAGAACTTTGCAGCTCTTTCTGTTCCAAAAATACTGATTCATGGAGGTGGAAAAATAGCCACACAAATCAGTCAAAAATTAGGAATTATTTCAAAATTAGTAGAAGGAAGACGCATTACTTCAAAGGAAGAATTGGAAGTGGTTACGATGGTTTATGCTGGGCTTATAAACAAAAAAATTGTTTCTAATCTTCAAAGTAAAAATTGTAATGCGTTGGGATTATCGGGAGCAGATGCAAATTCTATTTTGTCCAAAAAACGCCCTGTCAAGACAATTGATTATGGTTTTGTGGGAGATATTGAGAAAATAAATACTGAAATAATTGATGTTTTGCTTCAAAAAAATATAACTCCTGTTTTTTCTGCCATTACTCATGACAAGAATGGAACTTTATTAAACACAAATGCTGATACGATTGCTTCAAGTCTTGCTGTGGCATTAAGTCAAGATTATGAAACAACTTTAATTTATTGTTTTGAGAAAAAAGGCGTTTTGAGAGATACAGAAGATGAAAATTCAATTATTTCTACTTTAAAATTTCAAGAATACCAAGAGTTAAAAGAGCAAGAAATTATTTATCAAGGAATGATTCCGAAGTTAGATAACTGTTTTGATGCACTTCAAAAAGGCGTTCAGAAAGTAATTATTAGTAATATTGATTTTATCAAAAATACAGATTCAGAACATACAGAAATTTTATCATAA
- a CDS encoding N-acetylornithine carbamoyltransferase, translating to MKNLNFTSFADVPDLQEWIKIAQNFKENPLSHESFGKGKTLGLLFFNPSLRTRLSTQKAAMNLGMNVMIMNVQQDGWTIEMEDGTVMNQNSQEHIKEAAGVISQYCDIIGVRTFASLADKKADYEEKVLQKFIKYALVPVISLESATAHPLQSFADILTIEEFKAKTNLTKKSKVVLSWSPHPKALPQAVPNSFVNWVKNTDSELVIACPKGFELNPEYTKGVSIVHNQEEAFKDADFIYAKNWSSFSDENEIYGKIGQNLEHWIVDEAKMKLTNNAKFMHCLPVRRNVVVADEVIDSQNSVVLEQAHNRVYSAQTVLFNILEQKFGYPMPY from the coding sequence ATGAAAAATCTAAATTTCACTTCTTTTGCAGACGTTCCAGATTTGCAAGAATGGATAAAAATAGCTCAAAATTTTAAAGAAAACCCTCTTTCTCATGAGAGTTTTGGAAAAGGAAAAACCCTAGGATTATTATTTTTTAATCCTAGTTTAAGAACTCGTTTGAGTACTCAAAAAGCTGCCATGAATTTGGGAATGAATGTCATGATTATGAATGTTCAGCAAGATGGATGGACTATCGAAATGGAAGACGGAACAGTTATGAACCAAAATTCACAAGAGCATATTAAAGAAGCTGCAGGCGTAATTTCGCAATATTGTGATATTATTGGTGTTCGTACTTTTGCTTCTCTGGCAGACAAAAAAGCTGATTATGAAGAAAAGGTTCTTCAAAAATTTATAAAATATGCGCTTGTTCCTGTGATTTCTTTGGAAAGTGCAACAGCTCATCCTTTGCAATCTTTTGCTGATATTTTGACGATTGAAGAATTTAAAGCAAAAACAAATCTTACCAAGAAATCAAAAGTAGTTTTGTCGTGGTCGCCTCATCCAAAAGCATTGCCTCAAGCTGTTCCAAATTCTTTTGTAAATTGGGTCAAAAATACAGATTCTGAATTGGTCATTGCCTGTCCAAAAGGTTTCGAATTGAATCCAGAATATACAAAAGGAGTTTCTATTGTTCATAATCAAGAAGAAGCCTTTAAAGATGCAGATTTTATTTATGCAAAAAATTGGTCATCTTTTTCTGATGAAAATGAAATCTATGGAAAAATAGGACAAAATTTAGAGCATTGGATAGTAGATGAAGCAAAAATGAAACTTACAAATAATGCCAAATTTATGCACTGTTTGCCTGTTCGTAGAAATGTCGTTGTGGCTGATGAAGTGATTGATAGTCAAAATTCGGTAGTTTTGGAGCAAGCTCACAATAGAGTTTATTCTGCTCAAACGGTTTTATTTAACATTTTGGAGCAAAAATTTGGTTATCCTATGCCGTATTAA
- a CDS encoding aspartate aminotransferase family protein: MNLFDVYPKYTLSPTSAKGTFIYTDEGKKYLDLYGGHGVISIGHSHSHYVKRISEQLSKIGFYSNSIDIPIQNELAQRLTEQSGYSDYKLFLCNSGAEATENALKLASFHTKKKKVIAFKNSFHGRTAAALNVTDNPKLSAPINENNFEVKWVELNNKNQLQEALSQNDVCAVIIEGIQGVGGLDMATDEYLKFLQDECKKHDSLLILDEIQSGFGRSGKFFAHQWANIQPDLITMAKGMGNGFPIGGVLIHPKIEAHYGMLGTTFGGNHLACAASMAVLEVLENENLLENVNQISKKIIEEFKNIPSVKQVKGKGLMLGIEMPFPIKELRQKLLYDHHIFTGASANPNVLRVLPPLSVSYAEFEPFIKALHKILS, from the coding sequence ATGAATTTATTCGACGTTTATCCAAAATATACACTTTCGCCTACTTCGGCAAAAGGAACTTTCATTTATACCGATGAGGGTAAAAAATATCTTGATTTGTATGGTGGTCATGGCGTGATTTCCATTGGTCATTCGCATTCTCATTATGTCAAACGCATTTCTGAACAGCTTTCTAAGATAGGTTTTTATTCAAATTCGATAGATATTCCTATTCAAAATGAGCTTGCTCAACGACTTACAGAGCAAAGTGGTTATTCTGATTACAAACTTTTTTTGTGTAACAGTGGCGCAGAAGCTACCGAAAATGCTCTAAAATTAGCTTCTTTTCATACCAAAAAGAAAAAGGTAATTGCTTTCAAAAATAGTTTTCATGGAAGAACGGCAGCAGCTTTGAATGTTACGGATAATCCAAAACTTTCTGCGCCTATTAATGAAAATAATTTTGAGGTAAAATGGGTAGAATTGAATAACAAAAATCAATTGCAAGAAGCTCTTTCTCAAAATGATGTTTGTGCCGTAATTATTGAAGGAATACAAGGAGTTGGTGGCTTGGATATGGCAACTGATGAGTATTTGAAATTTTTGCAAGATGAATGTAAAAAACATGATTCTTTACTAATTCTTGATGAAATTCAGAGTGGTTTTGGTAGAAGTGGGAAGTTTTTTGCACATCAATGGGCAAATATACAACCTGATTTGATTACGATGGCTAAAGGAATGGGAAACGGTTTTCCAATTGGTGGAGTCTTGATTCATCCAAAAATTGAAGCGCATTATGGAATGTTAGGAACTACTTTTGGTGGAAATCATTTGGCTTGTGCTGCAAGTATGGCTGTTTTGGAAGTTTTAGAAAATGAAAATTTACTAGAAAATGTAAATCAAATCAGTAAAAAAATAATTGAAGAGTTTAAAAATATTCCATCAGTAAAACAAGTAAAAGGTAAAGGTTTGATGTTGGGAATTGAAATGCCATTTCCTATTAAAGAGTTGCGTCAAAAATTACTTTATGACCATCATATTTTTACAGGAGCATCTGCTAATCCGAATGTTTTGCGTGTTTTGCCTCCTTTATCGGTTTCTTATGCTGAGTTTGAACCTTTTATAAAGGCTTTGCATAAAATTTTATCTTAA
- the argC gene encoding N-acetyl-gamma-glutamyl-phosphate reductase, with product MKNKKSNKIKVGIVGGSGYVAGELLRSLIHHPNTEIDFVYSHSHSGKKISEIHTDLFVSDLVFSQKVNSEIDIVFLCLGHGNSTRFLLENEFSQTTKIIDLSNDFRLNKDKILKLKNTRQNQEKELEFVYGLPEIYAQKIKESNYIANPGCFATAIQLGTLPLTADFPTIKEWHVHALTGSTGAGQSLSETTHFSWRNENLSVYKPFVHQHLGEIHQSLKDVSQNFEGQINFIPMRGNFTRGIFATMYTNLESNNLENMSEEEIISSYKNFYKDAPFVKISDKPIDLKQVVNTNYCLLHIQKIENKILVTSCIDNLVKGAAGQAIQNMNLQFGLPQETGLTFKANYF from the coding sequence ATGAAAAATAAAAAAAGTAATAAGATTAAAGTCGGAATTGTTGGGGGAAGTGGTTATGTAGCTGGCGAACTTTTACGCTCATTGATTCATCATCCAAATACAGAAATTGATTTTGTGTATTCTCATTCTCATTCTGGTAAAAAAATAAGTGAAATTCATACTGATTTATTTGTTTCTGATTTAGTATTTTCTCAGAAAGTAAATTCTGAAATAGATATTGTTTTTTTGTGTTTGGGACACGGAAATTCTACTCGTTTTTTGCTAGAAAATGAATTTTCTCAAACTACCAAAATCATAGATTTGAGTAATGATTTTAGATTGAATAAAGACAAAATTTTAAAGTTAAAAAACACTAGACAAAATCAAGAAAAAGAATTGGAATTTGTTTATGGTTTGCCTGAAATTTATGCTCAGAAAATAAAAGAAAGTAATTATATCGCCAATCCAGGATGTTTTGCAACAGCTATTCAATTAGGAACTTTGCCTTTAACGGCAGATTTTCCAACTATAAAAGAATGGCATGTTCATGCTTTAACTGGCTCAACAGGTGCAGGGCAATCACTTTCAGAAACGACTCATTTTAGTTGGAGAAATGAAAATCTATCAGTTTATAAACCTTTTGTGCATCAACATTTGGGAGAAATTCATCAGAGTTTGAAAGATGTAAGTCAAAATTTTGAAGGACAAATCAATTTTATTCCGATGCGTGGAAATTTTACACGAGGAATTTTTGCAACTATGTACACAAACTTAGAAAGTAATAATTTAGAAAATATGTCAGAAGAAGAAATTATTTCTAGTTATAAAAATTTCTATAAAGATGCTCCTTTTGTAAAGATTAGCGACAAACCGATTGATTTGAAGCAAGTTGTAAATACAAATTACTGTCTTTTGCATATTCAAAAAATTGAAAATAAAATCCTTGTTACTTCTTGCATTGACAATCTTGTAAAAGGTGCAGCAGGGCAAGCGATTCAAAATATGAACTTACAATTTGGTTTGCCTCAAGAAACTGGACTTACTTTTAAAGCCAATTATTTTTAA